The Limanda limanda chromosome 20, fLimLim1.1, whole genome shotgun sequence genome has a segment encoding these proteins:
- the boc gene encoding brother of CDO produces the protein MCLWGSVWKMFGTRDWIPWTKKRRAPVLCALGAVLLCCLQGGASVSDEVPVFTEEPLSVVQKLGGSVNLRCRARPAAANISWRLNGQELADGDVGVVLGPVGLFIPALSNRTLGRYQCVASTGAGALASVPANVTAAEMRDFEPDDQRDIEVDEGNTAVIECHLPESQPKAQVRYSVKQEWLETSKGNYLIMPSGNLQIANATQDDEGPYKCAAYNPITQEVKTSTSADRLRIRRSTSEAARIIYPPASRSIMVTRGQRLVLECVASGIPTPQVTWAKDGQDLRFHNNTRFLLSNLLIDAVGEGDSGTYICRADNGIGSASSATVLYDVQVFEPPHVTVELQQPEVVYGETVRITCQARGKPTPAVMWLHNARPLAPSPRHRLTPRMLRVFNAGPQDDGLYQCMAENGVGSSQASARLITVSTGISARGKLPTIYRPLSPDKVLREQPPVRPGATGAMLPLDCSELPGQILPADAPVILSQPRTGRADYYELTWRPRHERGVPVLEYMVKYRKVGDPLAEWTPSSISGSLHKLTLAKLQPDSLYEVEMAAKNCAGLGQPAMMTFRTGKGRKSQNDPPKTPAVPSPSLSPPEAPDKPTVSTATETSAYVTWIPRGNRGFPIQSFRVEYKKVKKAGEDWVTAVENIPPSRLSVEITGLEKGTSYKFRVVAVNVIGSSPPSAPSKAYTVVGGRTHERPVDGPYITYNEAINETTIILKWTYTPVNNTPIYGFYIYYRPTDSDNDSDYKKDVVEGDKYWHYITDLQPETAYDIKMQSFNEKGESEFGNVVILETKARPNSPRTDPSMSPDTSSGLPSGLVPRPGDLPYLIVCIVLGTFILIIVAFIPFCLWRAWAKQKQTSDLCFPAVAAPVSSCQYTMVPLQGLALVGRCPLDAHMTAPHGVYPANGEYTPNGKPHHPTHCLPGLQPNEVDCDMECDTLLPRPVSNGHVPVYHYSTSGADHHEQTCCFPDDSTHQLLDSSHQLLDSSHQLLDSLEAGGDGSFCDGDEVEDDGITQKSASFPLLSLEDEGIFTTPSSAATTPQSQDAGTIQEVSILPTEAAPEDEGSDNTTDA, from the exons GGGGTAGTGTATGGAAGATGTTTGGAACGAGAGACTGGATTCCGTGGACGAAAAAGAGAAGGGCTCCAGTGTTGTGTGCTCTGGGTGCAGTACTCCTGTGCTGCCTGCAGGGCGGCGCCTCTGTCTCCG ATGAGGTCCCAGTCTTCACCGAGGAGCCGCTCTCCGTGGTGCAGAAGTTGGGCGGCAGCGTGAACCTCCGCTGCCGCGCCCGACCCGCCGCCGCCAACATCAGCTGGCGGCTCAACGGCCAGGAGCTGGCGGACGGGGACGTGGGCGTCGTGCTCGGACCCGTCGGCCTGTTCATCCCGGCGCTGTCCAACCGGACGCTGGGGCGCTACCAGTGTGTGGCCAGCACCGGCGCCGGAGCCCTGGCCAGCGTGCCGGCTAACGTCACCGCAGCCG AGATGCGTGACTTCGAGCCCGACGACCAGCGGGACATCGAGGTGGACGAGGGCAACACGGCGGTGATCGAGTGCCACCTGCCTGAGAGCCAGCCCAAGGCCCAGGTCCGCTACAGCGTCAAGCAGGAGTGGCTGGAGACGTCCAAAG GGAACTACCTCATCATGCCGTCGGGGAACCTGCAGATCGCCAACGCCACGCAGGACGACGAGGGGCCGTACAAGTGCGCTGCGTACAACCCCATCACTCAGGAAGTCAAAACCTCCACCTCCGCCGACCGCCTGCGCATCCGCC GCTCCACGTCGGAAGCCGCTCGGATCATCTACCCGCCGGCGTCCCGCTCCATCATGGTGACCAGAGGCCAGCGGCTGGTGCTGGAGTGTGTCGCCAGCGGCATCCCCACCCCGCAGGTCACCTGGGCAAAGGATGGGCAGGACCTGCGTTTCCATAACAACACGCGCTTCCTGCTCAGCAACCTGCTGATCGATGCGGTGGGCGAGGGCGACTCGGGGACCTACATCTGCCGAGCGGACAACGGCATCGGCTCGGCCAGCTCGGCAACGGTGCTCTACGACGTCCAAGTGTTCG AGCCTCCGCACGTGacggtggagctgcagcagccggaGGTCGTGTACGGCGAGACCGTCCGCATCACCTGCCAGGCCCGGGGCAAGCCCACCCCGGCGGTGATGTGGCTCCACAACGCTCGGCCCCTCGCCCCGTCTCCTCGCCACCGCCTCACGCCCCGGATGCTGCGGGTCTTCAACGCCGGCCCTCAGGACGACGGGCTGTACCAGTGCATGGCGGAGAACGGCGTGGGCAGCTCGCAGGCGTCGGCTCGCCTCATCACCGTGTCGACTG GGATTTCCGCCCGAGGGAAGTTACCCACCATCTATCGGCCGCTCAGCCCGGACAAGGTGCTGAGGGAGCAGCCGCCGGTGAGGCCCGGGGCCACAGGGGCCATGTTGCCCCTGGACTGCTCCGAGCTGCCGGGACAGATCCTTCCTGCGGACGCCCCGGTCATCCTCAGCCAGCCTCGCACAGGCCGGGCCGACTACTACGAGCTCACCTGGAGGCCGCGGCACGAGAGAGGGGTCCCGGTGCTGGAGTACATGGTCAAATACAGAAAG GTGGGAGACCCTCTAGCAGAGTGGACCCCCAGCAGCATCTCGGGATCCCTCCACAAGCTGACCCTAGCCAAGCTGCAGCCGGACAGCCTGTACGAGGTGGAGATGGCCGCCAAGAACTGTGCAGGTCTGGGACAGCCGGCGATGATGACGTTCAGGACCGGCAAAG GTCGGAAAAGTCAAAATGATCCTCCGAAGACTCCGGCCGTCCCTTCCCCGAGTCTCTCTC CTCCCGAGGCCCCCGACAAGCCCACGGTCTCCACGGCAACGGAGACGTCTGCATATGTGACTTGGATTCCTCGCGGCAACCGTGGCTTCCCCATCCAGTCGTTTCGGGTGGAGTACAAGAAGGTGAAGAAGGCCGGGGAGGACTGGGTGACGGCGGTGGAGAACATCCCTCCGTCGCGCCTCTCGGTGGAGATCACCGGGCTGGAGAAAG GTACCTCCTATAAGTTCCGTGTGGTGGCGGTGAACGTGATCGGCTCCAGTCCTCCCAGCGCTCCGTCCAAGGCCTACACCGTGGTGGGGGGGAGAACCCACGAGCGCCCGGTGGACGGACCCTACATCACCTACAACGAGGCCATCAACGAGACCACCATCATTCTGAAATGGACG TACACTCCCGTCAACAACACGCCCATCTACGGCTTCTACATCTACTACCGGCCCACGGACAGCGACAACGACAGCGACTACAAGAAGGACGTGGTGGAGGGAGACAAGTACTGGCACTACATCACCGACCTGCAGCCCGAGACCGCCTACGACATCAAGATGCAGAGCTTCAACGAGAAGGGCGAGAGCGAGTTCGGGAACGTGGTGATCCTCGAAACCAAGG CTCGTCCCAATTCCCCGCGGACCGACCCCTCCATGTCCCCGGACACGAGCTCCGGGCTCCCCAGTGGCCTGGTGCCTCGGCCCGGAGACCTCCCCTACCTCATCGTGTGCATCGTCCTGGGAACCTTCATCTTGATCATCGTGGCCTTCATCCCCTTCTGCCTGTGGAGGGCTTGGGCCAAACAGA AGCAAACGTCCGACTTGTGTTTCCCTGCCGTGGCCGCCCCCGTGTCCTCTTGTCAGTACACCATGGTGCCTCTGCAGGGACTCGCCCTGGTGGGCCGCTGCCCGCTGGACGCCCACATGACGGCTCCACACGGCGTCTACCCGGCGAACGGAGAATACACTCCCAATGGAAAACCTCATCACCCGACTCACTGTCTGCCAGGACTGCAGCCG AATGAGGTGGATTGTGATATGGAGTGCGACACTTTGTTGCCACGGCCGGTGTCAAACGGACACGTGCCCGTCTACCACTACTCCACCAG tgGTGCAGATCATCACGAACAGACGTGCTGTTTCCCCGACGACTCCACCCACCAGCTCCTGGACTCCTCCCATCAGCTCCTCGACTCCTCCCACCAGCTCCTCGACTCGCTGGAGGCCGGAGGAGACGGCAGCTTCTGTGACGGAGATGAAGTGGAGGACGACGGCATCACTCAAA AGTCGGCGTCGTTCCCTCTTTTATCTCTGGAAGACGAGGGGATCTTCACCACGCCCTCGTCGGCGGCCACAACGCCGCAGTCGCAGGACGCGGGGACGATACAGGAAGTGAGCATCCTCCCGACCGAGGCGGCGCCCGAGGACGAAGGGAGCGACAACACGACCGATGCTTGA